From Spirosoma aerolatum, one genomic window encodes:
- a CDS encoding MBL fold metallo-hydrolase: protein MKRLRTAMLVITIIILGLVVSTAVFMKQSPFGSDPAEARLERIKRSSNYRDGAFQNLEFTPTLREGASYMNVIWENLNKPKDNVPPRPIPTVKTDLKTLADEKPTIVWFGHSSYLIKSKGVSLLVDPVFSGHASPVSFFGKSYPGSDAYRVEDMPSIDYLILTHDHYDHLDYPTISQLIPKVKKIYTALGVGAHLERWGARPDQIVEFDWWDHQSVSPNIELTATPARHFSGRSFARGKTLWTSFVLQLHGYKLFVGGDSGFGKHFQEIGDKFGPFDLAILECGQYGRDWPNIHMFPEEVVTAAQDLRARTILPVHWAKFSLAMHAWNEPIQRLLKKSEQQGMDVTTPHIGEPVVLNASYPRTVWWNF from the coding sequence ATGAAACGTTTACGAACTGCCATGTTAGTTATCACCATCATTATTCTGGGTTTAGTAGTATCCACCGCTGTATTTATGAAACAAAGCCCATTTGGCAGCGACCCTGCCGAAGCCCGGCTTGAGCGCATTAAGCGTTCGTCTAATTACCGCGACGGCGCTTTTCAGAATCTGGAGTTTACACCCACCCTACGCGAAGGAGCATCGTATATGAATGTGATCTGGGAAAATCTGAACAAGCCCAAAGACAATGTTCCCCCTCGCCCAATACCTACCGTAAAAACGGATTTAAAAACATTAGCCGATGAAAAACCTACGATTGTGTGGTTTGGTCACTCTTCGTACCTGATCAAATCAAAAGGAGTTAGCCTTCTGGTTGACCCGGTTTTTAGCGGCCATGCATCACCCGTTTCGTTTTTTGGCAAATCGTACCCCGGCTCTGATGCCTATCGCGTCGAGGATATGCCCTCTATCGATTACCTGATTCTTACCCACGACCACTACGATCATCTGGATTACCCGACCATTAGTCAACTGATTCCGAAGGTTAAGAAAATTTATACCGCGCTGGGTGTTGGTGCACACCTCGAACGTTGGGGTGCCCGGCCCGACCAGATCGTTGAATTTGACTGGTGGGATCATCAATCGGTATCGCCCAACATTGAGCTTACCGCCACACCTGCCCGGCACTTTTCGGGCCGGAGTTTTGCGCGTGGTAAAACCCTCTGGACTAGTTTCGTTCTACAACTACACGGATACAAATTGTTTGTGGGTGGCGATTCGGGCTTTGGCAAGCACTTCCAGGAGATCGGGGACAAGTTCGGCCCGTTCGACCTGGCTATTCTGGAATGTGGGCAATACGGTCGCGACTGGCCTAATATTCACATGTTTCCCGAAGAGGTGGTTACGGCTGCTCAGGATTTGCGTGCCCGTACAATTCTGCCGGTCCATTGGGCCAAATTCTCTCTGGCTATGCATGCCTGGAATGAACCGATCCAACGGCTTCTCAAAAAATCGGAGCAGCAAGGCATGGATGTAACGACACCCCATATTGGTGAACCCGTTGTTCTGAATGCGTCTTATCCACGAACCGTTTGGTGGAATTTCTGA
- the recN gene encoding DNA repair protein RecN, producing MLSHLLIKNYALIEELELTPDRELNIITGETGAGKSIMLGAIGLLLGNRADTRVLYNPEKKCVIEGTFGISGYAIERIFDEEELDYSNTCIVRREISVSGKSRAFVNDTPVNLETLRRVTSQMMDIHSQHDSVLLGSNEYQLEIVDTYAQNDGLLRTYRSDYQSYRTKRTAYDQLQAEASAMRKEFDYNNFLYEELVKAQLQPDEQEALEQELTILENAEEIKERLQLAYEYLDNAEQSVIDFLKSTVSNLAYISKLSDQYEQLQNRAQSSLIELRDLADEISTEQDRVEVDDTRAETIRERLNLIYQLQTKHQVKDVDGLIALRNELEKKVSKVLNLDDALASAKAQASAAYAQLQISAEALSESRKAVLPSIESEIGSLLHDLGMPNASLKIEAETTKASPTGVDTISFLFSANKGVKPQQLKNVASGGEFSRLMMAIKYILASKRSLPTIVFDEIDTGVSGEIAIKMGNMMRDMARSHQIIAISHLHQIAGQGTAHYFVYKDHSSDKTVSRIKKLTQEERVAEIAQMIGGKNPSASALKNAREILKQRQN from the coding sequence TTGCTTTCGCATTTACTAATAAAAAATTACGCACTGATTGAAGAGCTGGAACTCACCCCCGACCGTGAGCTGAATATCATCACGGGCGAAACGGGAGCTGGTAAATCCATCATGCTAGGTGCTATTGGCCTTTTGCTGGGCAATCGAGCCGACACCCGTGTACTGTACAACCCTGAAAAAAAGTGCGTTATCGAAGGCACATTTGGCATTTCAGGCTATGCAATCGAACGCATTTTTGACGAAGAAGAACTTGATTATTCCAATACCTGCATCGTTCGTCGGGAAATTAGCGTTAGTGGAAAATCACGGGCTTTTGTCAACGATACACCCGTTAATCTGGAAACCCTTCGCCGGGTAACCAGCCAGATGATGGACATTCACTCGCAGCATGATTCGGTTCTACTTGGCTCCAATGAATATCAGCTCGAAATTGTTGATACATACGCCCAAAACGACGGGCTACTTCGAACCTATCGCTCTGACTATCAATCCTATCGAACCAAACGAACGGCCTACGACCAACTCCAGGCCGAAGCTTCGGCCATGCGTAAAGAGTTCGACTACAACAATTTTTTGTACGAAGAACTCGTCAAAGCCCAGCTACAACCCGACGAACAGGAAGCCCTCGAACAGGAGCTAACGATCCTGGAAAACGCAGAAGAAATTAAGGAACGGCTGCAACTGGCCTACGAATACCTCGACAATGCCGAACAGTCGGTAATTGATTTTCTGAAAAGTACCGTCAGCAATCTGGCCTATATCAGTAAACTGTCGGACCAGTATGAGCAACTCCAGAATCGGGCACAGAGCAGCCTGATCGAACTGCGGGATTTGGCCGACGAAATCAGTACTGAGCAGGATCGGGTGGAAGTTGACGATACCCGTGCAGAAACCATTCGCGAACGGCTGAATCTGATTTATCAACTCCAGACCAAACACCAGGTAAAAGATGTGGATGGGCTTATTGCGCTGCGTAATGAGCTTGAAAAGAAAGTGAGTAAAGTACTCAATCTGGATGATGCACTAGCTAGTGCCAAAGCCCAGGCTTCGGCCGCCTACGCTCAACTTCAGATCAGTGCCGAAGCTTTATCGGAGTCAAGAAAAGCTGTTTTGCCCTCCATCGAATCTGAGATTGGTAGTCTGCTGCACGACCTGGGTATGCCCAACGCGTCCCTAAAAATAGAAGCCGAGACTACGAAAGCTTCTCCAACGGGTGTCGATACGATTTCGTTTTTGTTCAGTGCCAACAAAGGCGTCAAACCACAGCAGCTAAAAAATGTAGCATCGGGTGGTGAGTTTTCGCGACTTATGATGGCCATTAAGTATATTCTGGCTAGCAAACGCTCCTTACCTACCATTGTGTTTGATGAAATCGACACGGGCGTTTCTGGCGAAATCGCCATTAAAATGGGCAACATGATGCGTGATATGGCCCGAAGTCATCAGATTATCGCCATTTCGCACCTCCACCAGATTGCAGGCCAGGGTACGGCCCATTACTTTGTATATAAGGATCATTCGTCCGATAAAACGGTCAGCCGGATTAAAAAGCTTACGCAGGAAGAACGAGTAGCCGAAATTGCTCAGATGATCGGTGGCAAAAACCCATCCGCCAGCGCTCTTAAAAATGCCCGCGAAATTCTTAAACAACGACAAAACTAA
- a CDS encoding c-type cytochrome — MIRLTGFLVVIAVFIACLSCQSEEEIKRQRYITEGILIYKNNCANCHQPKGEGLAELYPPIAKSDYLADKNQIICLMRYGQQGKIVVNGKSYNRPMPPQPQLSDLEIAELATYIYNEWGNETTVTDVKAVTPILKKCAESK; from the coding sequence ATGATCCGATTAACTGGTTTTTTAGTAGTCATTGCGGTTTTTATTGCCTGTTTGTCTTGTCAAAGCGAAGAGGAAATAAAGCGGCAACGATACATTACAGAAGGTATTCTGATCTACAAGAATAATTGTGCCAACTGCCACCAACCCAAAGGGGAAGGGCTGGCCGAACTCTATCCGCCTATTGCCAAATCCGATTATCTGGCCGACAAGAACCAGATAATCTGTTTGATGCGTTATGGCCAGCAGGGAAAAATTGTGGTGAATGGCAAATCGTACAATCGGCCTATGCCGCCACAACCCCAACTCAGCGATCTGGAAATTGCCGAATTAGCTACCTATATCTACAATGAGTGGGGCAATGAAACCACTGTGACCGATGTAAAAGCGGTTACGCCTATTTTAAAGAAGTGTGCCGAAAGTAAATGA
- a CDS encoding SCO family protein: MNSPASFWASLKVWACLPALVILLWRCGTGSDEKLPILGQREAVTKLVDGKTVTDSVDHTIPNFNFVSQYGDTVTAKNLDGKIYVADFFFTTCPTICPKMKVQLKRVYDKFKGNPDVMLLSHTIDPAHDSVAVLKEFAQNLGVTGRQWLFVTGDREKIYEIGQNSYMVTAQADSSAPGGVVHSGAFILVDKQKRIRGIYDGTTEEGVDKLMADMERLLAEYKS; this comes from the coding sequence TTGAACAGTCCCGCCAGTTTTTGGGCAAGCCTTAAGGTCTGGGCATGCCTTCCTGCACTTGTTATCTTATTATGGCGTTGCGGAACGGGCTCTGATGAGAAACTCCCTATTCTGGGCCAACGGGAAGCGGTTACGAAATTGGTCGACGGTAAAACCGTCACCGACTCGGTTGATCATACCATTCCCAATTTCAACTTTGTGAGTCAGTATGGCGACACCGTCACGGCCAAAAACCTGGACGGTAAAATCTATGTAGCTGATTTCTTTTTCACAACCTGCCCAACCATTTGCCCTAAAATGAAGGTGCAACTCAAACGAGTGTACGACAAATTTAAGGGCAATCCAGATGTTATGCTCCTGTCGCACACTATCGATCCGGCCCACGATTCAGTAGCGGTGTTGAAAGAGTTTGCTCAAAACCTGGGGGTCACGGGCCGTCAGTGGTTATTCGTAACGGGCGACCGTGAAAAGATTTATGAGATCGGCCAGAATAGCTATATGGTGACGGCTCAGGCAGATTCGTCGGCACCGGGTGGTGTTGTACACAGTGGAGCCTTTATTCTGGTCGATAAGCAGAAACGCATTCGGGGTATTTACGACGGCACCACAGAAGAAGGCGTCGATAAACTAATGGCTGATATGGAGCGACTATTGGCCGAGTATAAATCATGA
- the folE gene encoding GTP cyclohydrolase I FolE, which yields MKLNGTSSSTPSNSLTSEGIHKNGHGLNGHSHDELVDEIGDAHGAAAIDTPMRPDAFALDDDFKIDLIEEHFREIMNILGLDLTDDSLKGSPRRVAKMYVKEVFSGLNPANKPDVTLFDNKFRYNEMLVEKDITVQTYCEHHFVPIIGKAHVAYISSGKVIGLSKLNRIVEYFCKRPQVQERLTVQIADELKRVLKTDDVAVIIDAKHLCVSTRGVRDVNSSTVTSSYSGKFEDEATRQELLRIVTQPSVSL from the coding sequence ATGAAACTGAACGGAACTTCGTCGAGTACCCCGTCTAATAGCCTGACTTCAGAGGGTATCCATAAAAACGGTCACGGCTTAAATGGGCATTCACACGACGAATTAGTGGATGAAATTGGTGACGCACACGGTGCTGCGGCAATCGATACACCAATGCGCCCCGATGCTTTTGCGTTGGATGATGATTTTAAAATCGATCTGATAGAGGAACACTTTCGGGAAATCATGAACATCCTGGGCCTCGATTTGACCGACGATAGCCTGAAGGGGTCACCCCGGCGCGTGGCTAAAATGTATGTAAAGGAAGTGTTCAGCGGCCTGAACCCAGCCAATAAACCCGACGTAACCTTATTCGACAATAAATTTCGGTACAACGAAATGCTGGTCGAGAAAGATATTACCGTTCAGACCTACTGCGAACACCATTTTGTGCCAATAATTGGTAAAGCACATGTTGCGTATATATCAAGTGGTAAGGTAATTGGCTTATCGAAACTAAATCGGATTGTGGAGTATTTCTGTAAACGCCCACAGGTTCAGGAGCGGTTGACTGTTCAGATTGCTGATGAACTGAAACGTGTATTGAAAACCGACGATGTTGCCGTCATTATTGATGCCAAGCATCTTTGCGTATCGACACGGGGTGTGCGTGATGTAAACAGCTCGACAGTCACCTCGTCGTATAGCGGTAAGTTTGAAGACGAAGCCACCCGGCAGGAATTGTTACGCATTGTCACACAGCCGAGTGTAAGCCTCTAA
- the lptC gene encoding LPS export ABC transporter periplasmic protein LptC, whose amino-acid sequence MACGDPKQAKKVEPYSGPIEEINDVKLLYSEAAMLKVKLTTAKQLRYVNDNRRYPKPIQIVFYGPSGDEVTTVRSDSGRYDKAKDIYVVIGHVEVLNKQKQEKLLTPELTWNPITKKVYTDKPVTILSQLTGEKLYGIGLDANQDFTKYAIRKVTGVFNVDAGI is encoded by the coding sequence ATAGCTTGCGGAGACCCTAAGCAGGCGAAAAAAGTGGAACCATACAGCGGTCCCATTGAGGAAATCAATGATGTAAAATTATTGTACAGTGAGGCCGCCATGCTCAAGGTTAAGCTGACTACGGCCAAACAGCTTCGCTATGTAAACGATAATCGACGGTACCCAAAACCCATTCAGATTGTGTTTTACGGACCATCTGGCGATGAAGTGACAACCGTTCGCTCTGATTCGGGCCGTTATGACAAGGCAAAAGACATCTATGTCGTTATTGGGCATGTGGAGGTGCTGAACAAGCAAAAGCAGGAAAAGCTGCTTACCCCCGAACTTACCTGGAATCCCATCACCAAGAAAGTTTATACCGACAAGCCGGTGACGATTCTCAGCCAGTTGACGGGTGAAAAACTCTACGGTATCGGTCTGGATGCCAATCAGGACTTTACGAAATACGCCATCCGCAAAGTAACGGGCGTTTTCAATGTCGATGCGGGGATTTAA
- a CDS encoding 6-pyruvoyl trahydropterin synthase family protein, with protein sequence METSTIDVPGTDITRVHTPRVAVFRKEHFNAAHRLNNPNWSDEKNARVYGKCNNPHFHGHNYDLIVQVTGQIDPETGYVIDMKYLGDLMNQYVISRFDHKNLNLDTEEFADLNPSAENIAIVIYSILRPHLSDSLDLKIRLYETERNFVEYPV encoded by the coding sequence ATGGAAACTTCCACTATAGATGTTCCCGGAACGGACATTACCAGGGTGCATACTCCCCGGGTAGCTGTATTTCGGAAAGAACATTTCAACGCGGCTCATCGTCTGAACAATCCGAACTGGTCGGATGAGAAAAATGCGCGTGTGTATGGCAAATGCAACAACCCGCATTTTCACGGTCATAACTATGACCTGATTGTGCAGGTAACGGGACAGATCGATCCTGAAACCGGCTACGTCATCGATATGAAATACCTCGGTGATCTGATGAATCAGTATGTTATCAGCCGCTTCGATCACAAAAATCTCAACCTCGATACCGAAGAATTTGCCGATCTGAATCCTTCGGCCGAGAACATTGCCATTGTTATTTATTCCATTTTGCGTCCCCATCTGAGCGATAGCTTAGACCTTAAAATCAGATTGTATGAAACTGAACGGAACTTCGTCGAGTACCCCGTCTAA
- a CDS encoding T9SS type A sorting domain-containing protein, with amino-acid sequence MALLILHRLNKTELNFALLDANGHEVLKKSFYQTTEFRTDKSVKSVYFYRIRNEQRIITGKLIID; translated from the coding sequence TTGGCCCTGCTAATTTTACATCGTCTGAACAAAACTGAACTGAACTTCGCGTTACTCGACGCTAACGGGCATGAAGTCCTAAAAAAATCTTTTTATCAAACTACCGAATTTCGTACTGATAAATCAGTAAAATCCGTATATTTCTATCGCATTAGAAATGAGCAACGAATAATAACCGGTAAATTAATTATTGATTGA
- a CDS encoding viral A-type inclusion protein, protein MYTPIRTLTVLSIFCGALLACNSGEEAVKKSENEVLAIHDEVMPKIDDIMKLKKQLKQRITSLDSLKASGSASATLRTDEEKEQATRLVADLAIADSLMMSWMSHYNGDTLSKLSSEEALNYLAAQKDQITDVKKRVTTSIEQSRQFLGKP, encoded by the coding sequence ATGTATACACCTATACGTACCCTCACCGTTCTATCAATTTTTTGTGGGGCTTTATTAGCCTGTAACTCAGGCGAAGAAGCTGTCAAAAAAAGTGAGAATGAAGTGCTGGCGATTCATGATGAAGTTATGCCGAAAATTGACGACATCATGAAGCTAAAAAAACAGTTAAAGCAACGAATTACCTCACTCGACAGCCTGAAAGCCAGCGGCTCGGCATCCGCTACCCTACGAACCGACGAAGAAAAAGAGCAGGCGACCCGCCTTGTTGCGGATCTCGCCATCGCCGATAGCCTGATGATGAGCTGGATGTCGCACTATAATGGCGATACCCTTTCTAAACTTTCCTCTGAAGAAGCGCTGAACTATCTGGCTGCGCAAAAAGATCAAATTACGGATGTTAAAAAACGTGTTACAACCAGTATTGAACAGTCCCGCCAGTTTTTGGGCAAGCCTTAA
- a CDS encoding sugar phosphate isomerase/epimerase family protein — protein MTTNRRSFLKQAAGSLASMAILPQAFAEAPAKKMFFDISLAEWSLHKALFSKKITNLDFPAIARKEFDISIVEYVNQFFKDKAQDKTYLNDLLTRCKDNGISNHLIMIDGEGNLGATDATERAKAIENHHKWVECAKYLGCKTIRVNAAGQGTAEEVAKGAIDSLSKLGEFAKTMNINVIVENHGGYSSNGEWIANVMKQVNLKNVGTLPDFGNFCMKHSPGKDFSCIEEYDRYKGTQEMMPFAKGVSAKFYNFDANGNCVETDYNRIMKIVKGSGFKGIVGIEYEGNTLDEYDGIRKSKALLERVGPIV, from the coding sequence ATGACCACTAATCGTCGTTCATTTCTGAAACAAGCTGCTGGCTCACTAGCCAGTATGGCCATATTGCCCCAGGCCTTTGCCGAAGCACCTGCCAAAAAGATGTTTTTCGACATCTCACTGGCCGAGTGGTCGCTCCATAAGGCACTGTTTAGCAAAAAAATTACCAACCTGGATTTTCCGGCTATTGCCCGTAAAGAGTTCGATATCAGCATCGTAGAGTATGTTAACCAGTTCTTTAAAGATAAAGCGCAGGATAAAACCTACCTTAATGATTTGCTCACTCGCTGCAAAGACAACGGCATTAGCAACCACCTCATCATGATCGATGGCGAGGGCAATCTGGGCGCTACCGATGCCACCGAACGTGCCAAAGCGATCGAAAATCACCACAAATGGGTCGAATGCGCCAAATATTTGGGTTGTAAAACAATTCGGGTCAATGCTGCCGGGCAAGGTACAGCCGAAGAAGTAGCCAAAGGCGCCATCGACAGTCTGAGCAAGCTGGGTGAATTTGCTAAAACTATGAATATCAACGTTATCGTTGAAAATCACGGTGGCTATTCGTCGAATGGTGAATGGATTGCGAACGTCATGAAGCAGGTGAACCTGAAAAACGTGGGTACTCTACCTGACTTCGGCAATTTCTGTATGAAGCACAGTCCCGGTAAAGATTTTTCCTGCATTGAAGAATACGACCGCTACAAGGGCACTCAGGAAATGATGCCGTTTGCCAAAGGGGTGTCGGCCAAGTTTTATAACTTCGATGCCAATGGCAACTGCGTTGAAACAGACTATAATCGCATCATGAAAATCGTGAAAGGCAGCGGTTTCAAAGGCATCGTGGGCATCGAATATGAAGGCAATACACTGGACGAGTACGATGGCATTCGCAAATCCAAAGCGCTTCTGGAACGCGTAGGGCCAATTGTATAA
- a CDS encoding type III pantothenate kinase — translation MQTDTHPAYPSTALNLVVDWGNSSLKTGWFDGEKLVKTARYDTPDALLAELVHQSVAHIIVSSTSRPADEIQTGLTGLQRKFMVLDGQTALPIRKAYDTPHTLGADRVAAAVGAVALHPGRDCLVLDLGTCLTADLIDQDAVFQGGMISPGLRMRFRAMHEQTARLPLVEAPVEWPELIAKNTKAAMQSGVVNGLTFELNGIIEAYRTERPEIVVLLCGGDGPAFESRLKPPIFAVPNLVLIGLNRILRYNVDNLQANTPDNHT, via the coding sequence ATGCAGACAGATACACACCCTGCTTATCCATCAACTGCCCTTAATCTGGTGGTTGATTGGGGAAATTCAAGCCTGAAAACCGGCTGGTTCGATGGTGAAAAGCTAGTTAAAACGGCGCGTTATGACACGCCTGATGCACTATTGGCCGAATTGGTTCATCAGTCAGTAGCGCATATAATAGTATCGTCGACCAGTCGGCCTGCCGACGAGATCCAAACGGGCCTTACGGGGTTACAGCGTAAGTTCATGGTGTTGGATGGTCAAACGGCCTTACCCATACGCAAAGCGTACGATACACCCCATACGCTGGGGGCCGATCGAGTTGCAGCTGCTGTGGGTGCCGTAGCGTTACATCCGGGCCGGGACTGTCTGGTACTTGACCTAGGCACCTGTCTGACAGCCGATTTGATCGACCAGGACGCTGTGTTTCAGGGAGGGATGATTTCGCCGGGGTTGCGTATGCGATTTCGGGCTATGCATGAGCAGACTGCCCGGCTACCATTAGTTGAAGCGCCTGTGGAATGGCCAGAGCTAATCGCAAAGAATACAAAGGCGGCTATGCAGAGCGGTGTAGTAAATGGACTGACATTTGAATTAAATGGGATTATTGAGGCATATCGGACTGAACGGCCAGAGATTGTGGTTTTACTATGTGGGGGAGATGGCCCCGCCTTTGAAAGTCGTCTGAAACCCCCGATATTTGCAGTCCCAAACTTGGTATTGATTGGGTTGAATCGAATTTTACGCTATAATGTTGATAATTTACAAGCGAATACGCCAGATAATCATACCTAG
- the rho gene encoding transcription termination factor Rho has translation MFKKEELDKKSREELHPIAEQFGIRNISKYTKEKLVYEIIKQQSEQPSPVEPEAAAVPTETPKRGNRRSKPVTGTADAAATTEVTPIPEIQPVEAAPVSDATLQPRQRTRRERVETPKSSAAPIDTIESTPTTPIVENTTPTPTPEPETTLPEPTSDSSQPFRQQRDTRDSGSRNGQYNQQGRNRPDSRREGEEGGNGAERSFRQTPARNDRDRNGRQDQNQPRNGRQDWQRDNRQRFEPNRERNESGSGTSNPRDNNQRREPRPRTPRVATDELTLNYGGQADDDFLTPTVVSDDTAPNMQSTAESIVSVTPPTIDPVDAPTDIQPDQSLPVDAGQIAQPQLNQPSREAQEYQNRIRRQYNQHIREFDGIIDNEGVLEIMSDGGYGFLRSADYNYLASPDDIYVSPSQIKLFGLKTGDTVRGAIRPPKEGEKYFALLRVSTVNGKTTEEIRDRIPFEYLTPLFPEEHIRLSTRPENYSSRVLDLFAPIGKGQRGMIVAQPKTGKTVLLKEIANAITKNHPEIYLIVLLIDERPEEVTDMARSVNAEVISSTFDEQADRHVKVSSMVLEKAKRMVECGHDVVILLDSITRLARAYNTVVPSSGKILSGGVDANALHRPKRFFGAARNVENGGSLTIIATALIDTGSKMDEVIFEEFKGTGNMELQLDRKLANKRVYPAVDVLASGTRREDLLLDKETLQRVWILRKHMADMNPMETMDFLLDRMKGTRTNEEFLISMNR, from the coding sequence ATGTTCAAGAAAGAAGAATTAGACAAGAAGTCCCGAGAGGAACTTCACCCCATTGCCGAACAATTCGGTATTCGTAATATTTCCAAATACACCAAAGAAAAACTGGTTTACGAAATTATAAAACAACAGTCGGAACAACCCAGTCCAGTCGAACCTGAGGCTGCAGCCGTACCAACTGAAACGCCCAAACGTGGCAATCGACGCTCTAAACCCGTAACGGGCACTGCGGATGCAGCAGCTACTACGGAGGTGACTCCCATTCCAGAAATCCAGCCTGTAGAGGCAGCACCCGTTAGCGATGCAACTCTGCAACCTCGCCAACGGACCCGGCGGGAACGGGTTGAAACGCCAAAATCGAGTGCCGCCCCGATCGATACGATAGAAAGCACGCCAACTACTCCAATCGTCGAAAACACTACGCCTACACCAACGCCTGAGCCCGAAACCACACTGCCCGAGCCAACATCAGATTCTTCGCAGCCGTTCCGCCAGCAACGCGATACGCGCGATTCGGGTTCGCGAAACGGCCAGTATAATCAGCAGGGCCGAAACCGGCCAGACAGCAGACGCGAAGGCGAAGAAGGAGGCAACGGAGCGGAGCGGTCATTTCGGCAAACTCCAGCCCGAAACGACCGAGACCGGAATGGCCGTCAGGACCAGAATCAGCCGCGCAATGGCCGCCAAGACTGGCAACGTGATAATCGGCAGCGATTCGAACCGAACCGGGAACGTAATGAAAGCGGATCGGGTACCAGTAATCCTCGCGACAATAATCAACGTCGTGAACCTCGCCCACGCACACCGCGCGTCGCCACGGATGAACTGACTCTGAACTACGGAGGCCAGGCCGACGACGACTTCCTGACACCAACTGTTGTTTCGGACGATACAGCACCGAATATGCAATCAACGGCCGAATCGATCGTCTCAGTTACTCCCCCAACGATTGACCCCGTCGATGCACCAACCGATATACAGCCCGATCAGTCGCTACCTGTCGATGCAGGCCAAATTGCTCAGCCTCAACTGAACCAGCCAAGCCGCGAAGCCCAGGAATATCAGAATCGTATCCGACGACAGTATAACCAACACATTCGGGAGTTCGACGGGATCATCGACAATGAAGGTGTTCTGGAAATTATGTCCGACGGTGGCTATGGCTTCCTGCGTTCTGCCGACTACAATTACCTGGCTAGTCCTGATGATATCTATGTATCGCCTTCGCAAATCAAGCTATTTGGCTTGAAGACTGGCGATACTGTTCGGGGTGCCATTCGCCCACCCAAAGAAGGGGAAAAATACTTTGCTCTCCTGCGCGTATCGACCGTGAACGGCAAAACGACCGAAGAAATCCGCGATCGTATTCCATTCGAATACCTGACTCCCCTATTCCCGGAAGAACACATTCGGTTGAGCACCCGACCCGAAAACTATTCATCGCGGGTACTGGACTTGTTTGCACCGATTGGCAAAGGTCAGCGGGGAATGATTGTGGCTCAGCCCAAAACGGGTAAGACCGTACTGCTGAAGGAGATCGCCAATGCCATTACGAAAAACCACCCCGAAATTTACCTGATCGTGCTATTGATCGATGAACGCCCGGAAGAGGTGACCGATATGGCCCGGAGCGTCAATGCCGAAGTCATTTCGTCAACCTTCGATGAGCAGGCCGACCGACACGTGAAAGTATCAAGCATGGTGCTGGAGAAAGCGAAGCGAATGGTCGAATGTGGACACGATGTAGTGATTCTGCTTGATTCGATTACTCGGCTGGCGCGGGCTTATAATACGGTAGTGCCTTCGTCGGGTAAGATTCTGTCGGGTGGTGTCGATGCCAATGCCCTGCACCGTCCGAAGCGATTCTTTGGCGCAGCCCGGAATGTAGAGAATGGTGGTTCGCTTACCATTATTGCCACAGCCCTAATCGATACCGGCTCGAAAATGGATGAAGTAATTTTCGAAGAATTTAAAGGAACGGGTAATATGGAACTCCAGCTCGACCGGAAACTGGCTAACAAGCGGGTGTACCCAGCCGTTGACGTACTGGCTTCAGGCACCCGCCGGGAAGACTTACTGCTGGATAAAGAAACGTTACAACGCGTATGGATTTTACGCAAGCACATGGCAGACATGAACCCAATGGAAACCATGGACTTCCTACTTGACCGCATGAAAGGAACCCGCACCAACGAAGAGTTCCTCATTTCGATGAATCGATAG